From a region of the Halorubrum sp. BV1 genome:
- a CDS encoding DHH family phosphoesterase codes for MSENTAGNSGTRGDSSLEPDAEAAEGAADDRPIVYDLAPDCTLEDAEVDALYHAEVNGVVDYGVFVDVSDAVSGLVHESNLDDDYAVGDRLVVRLTEVKPNGDVAFDDADLDEYRTETVSHEPSVSRVHGLSPGDEVTVEGEVVQAKQTGGPTIFAVADATGVLSCAAFEEAGVRAYPEIAVGDMVHVSGTVETRENALQLEVDSLSRLPDDRAADARERFEAALDDRAEPADIDPLVEWEAFEPIHEDLRELARLLRRTVLAGRPIRVRHHADGDGMCAAIPVQLALEDFVRDVHEDPDAARHLFKRLPSKAPYYEMEDVTRDLNFALEGRARHGQKLPFLLMLDNGSTEEDVPAYENLTHYDIPIAVVDHHHPDPEAVEPLLDAHVNPYLHDEDYRITTGMMCVELARLIDPSITEELEHVPAVAGLSDRSKAEAMDDYVDLAAEAGYEKSDLLDIGEALDYAAHWLRYSEGKTLVNDALNVGCEDETRHEELVEFLAERAERDVDRQLAALDDHVDHERLASGAHLYRIDLDEYAHRFTYPAPGKTTGELHDTRVRETGDPVITIGYGPDFCVLRSDGVRLDIPNMVTELNEELPEAGVSGGGHLVVGSIKFVKGRRGAVIETLVEKMADAEIDEALSSTAALDD; via the coding sequence ATGAGCGAGAACACCGCCGGGAATTCCGGCACGCGAGGCGATTCGAGCCTCGAACCCGACGCTGAGGCGGCGGAGGGGGCGGCCGACGACCGGCCGATCGTCTACGACCTGGCACCCGACTGTACGCTCGAAGACGCCGAAGTCGACGCGCTGTACCACGCGGAAGTCAACGGCGTCGTCGACTACGGCGTCTTCGTCGACGTCTCCGACGCCGTGAGCGGCCTCGTCCACGAATCGAATCTCGACGACGACTACGCCGTCGGCGACCGGCTCGTCGTCCGGCTCACCGAGGTGAAACCGAACGGCGACGTCGCGTTCGACGACGCGGACCTCGACGAGTACCGGACCGAGACGGTCTCACACGAACCTTCGGTCTCACGCGTTCACGGCCTCTCGCCGGGCGACGAGGTCACCGTCGAGGGGGAAGTCGTACAGGCCAAACAGACCGGCGGTCCGACCATCTTCGCCGTCGCGGACGCCACCGGCGTCCTCTCGTGTGCCGCCTTCGAGGAGGCCGGCGTTCGAGCGTACCCCGAGATCGCCGTCGGCGACATGGTCCACGTCTCTGGCACGGTCGAAACCCGTGAGAACGCCCTTCAACTGGAGGTCGACTCCCTGAGCCGGCTGCCCGACGATCGCGCCGCGGACGCCCGCGAGCGATTCGAGGCCGCGCTCGACGACCGCGCTGAGCCCGCTGACATCGACCCGCTCGTCGAGTGGGAGGCGTTCGAGCCGATACACGAGGACCTCCGCGAGCTGGCCCGACTGCTGCGCCGGACCGTCCTCGCCGGCCGCCCGATCCGCGTCCGACACCACGCCGACGGCGACGGGATGTGCGCGGCGATCCCCGTCCAGCTCGCCTTGGAAGACTTCGTCCGCGACGTCCACGAGGACCCCGACGCGGCGCGACACCTGTTCAAGCGGCTCCCGAGCAAGGCCCCGTACTACGAGATGGAAGACGTGACGCGCGACCTCAACTTCGCGCTGGAGGGGCGCGCTCGCCACGGCCAGAAGCTCCCCTTCCTGCTCATGCTCGACAACGGGTCGACCGAGGAGGACGTGCCCGCCTACGAGAATCTCACGCACTACGACATCCCCATCGCGGTCGTCGACCACCACCATCCCGATCCCGAGGCCGTCGAGCCGCTGCTCGACGCACACGTAAACCCGTACCTCCACGACGAGGACTACCGGATCACGACGGGCATGATGTGCGTCGAACTCGCCCGGCTCATCGACCCGTCGATCACCGAGGAGCTGGAACACGTCCCCGCGGTCGCCGGACTCTCCGACCGCTCGAAGGCGGAGGCGATGGACGACTACGTCGACCTCGCCGCCGAGGCCGGCTACGAGAAGTCCGACCTGCTCGACATCGGCGAGGCGCTCGATTACGCCGCCCACTGGCTGCGCTACTCCGAGGGAAAGACCCTCGTCAACGACGCCCTCAACGTCGGCTGCGAGGATGAAACGCGCCACGAGGAGCTGGTCGAGTTCCTCGCCGAGCGCGCCGAGCGTGACGTCGACCGCCAGCTCGCCGCGCTCGACGACCACGTCGACCACGAGCGGCTGGCGTCGGGCGCACACCTGTACCGGATCGACCTCGACGAGTACGCCCACCGGTTCACCTACCCCGCCCCCGGGAAGACGACCGGCGAACTTCACGACACGCGCGTGAGAGAGACCGGCGACCCCGTCATCACGATCGGCTACGGGCCGGACTTCTGTGTCCTCCGCTCGGACGGGGTCCGGCTCGACATCCCGAACATGGTGACCGAGCTGAACGAGGAGTTGCCCGAAGCCGGCGTCTCCGGCGGCGGCCACCTCGTCGTCGGCTCGATCAAGTTCGTGAAGGGCCGCCGCGGCGCGGTCATCGAGACCCTCGTGGAGAAGATGGCGGACGCGGAGATCGACGAGGCGCTCTCCTCGACGGCCGCGCTCGACGACTGA
- a CDS encoding Mov34/MPN/PAD-1 family protein — protein MRLFRSDELLGIAREALEFILEASEESHPNEYMGFLRADDARKLDVDRDGQVITDVLVIPGTESNPTSASVQTHMKPNDMRAVGSVHSHPNGVLHPSDADLATFGQGRVHIIVGAPYGWGNWKAFDNEGRQTTLDVLDVEVPDEHFFDFTQEDIDRELGDERRDDSGFLSWFR, from the coding sequence ATGCGACTGTTCCGCTCGGACGAACTCCTCGGGATCGCCCGAGAGGCGTTGGAGTTCATCCTCGAGGCGAGCGAGGAGAGCCACCCCAACGAGTACATGGGGTTCCTCCGCGCGGACGACGCTCGCAAGCTCGACGTCGACCGGGACGGGCAGGTGATAACCGACGTGCTCGTCATCCCCGGCACGGAGTCGAACCCGACGAGCGCGAGCGTTCAAACTCACATGAAACCGAACGACATGCGCGCTGTCGGCTCGGTCCACTCGCACCCGAACGGAGTGCTTCATCCGAGCGACGCCGACCTCGCGACGTTCGGACAGGGGCGCGTCCACATCATCGTCGGCGCGCCCTACGGGTGGGGCAACTGGAAGGCGTTCGACAACGAGGGACGACAGACGACGCTCGACGTCCTCGACGTCGAGGTGCCGGACGAGCACTTCTTCGATTTTACACAAGAAGACATCGACCGCGAACTCGGCGACGAGCGGCGAGACGACAGCGGATTCCTCTCGTGGTTTCGATGA
- a CDS encoding adenylyltransferase/cytidyltransferase family protein, giving the protein MTRVVAQGTFDLLHPGHVHYLEDAATHGDELHVIVARQTNVTHKPDPILCARQRRDMVDALGAVDEAHLGDSEDVFVPIERLDPDVIVLGFDQHHDEADIAGALADRGIDCRVERATSREPRYDGEVLSSGDIVDRILRRRTADGDGAATGERP; this is encoded by the coding sequence ATGACGCGGGTCGTCGCACAGGGGACGTTCGACCTGCTGCACCCGGGCCACGTCCACTACCTCGAAGACGCCGCGACCCACGGCGACGAACTGCACGTCATCGTCGCGCGGCAGACGAACGTCACCCACAAGCCGGACCCGATCCTGTGTGCCCGACAGCGACGCGACATGGTCGACGCGCTCGGGGCGGTCGACGAGGCGCATCTCGGTGACTCCGAGGACGTGTTCGTCCCCATCGAACGGCTCGATCCGGACGTGATCGTGTTGGGGTTCGACCAGCACCACGACGAGGCCGACATCGCCGGCGCGCTCGCCGACCGCGGGATCGACTGTCGTGTCGAGCGCGCCACCAGCCGGGAGCCTCGGTACGACGGCGAGGTGTTATCGAGCGGCGACATCGTCGACCGCATCCTGCGACGGCGGACCGCGGACGGTGACGGAGCGGCGACCGGCGAGCGCCCGTGA
- a CDS encoding heme o synthase, whose amino-acid sequence MTIPDRFPAVLAATAMGVYLLLVVGATTSLTEAAAACGGWPACGDGTGLPVSPSGWIALGHRFIAAVVGVLVATSAGLAWRTDVSRRIRAALAGALLLYPVQAAVGALVATGALPAALGPLHLLFGVVIFGAVLAGLAWWLEAETGDDDAPVDFDLGADDLPPVEDAPEPEIPTATLPRLRATAAAYFRLMKPRLMWLLCLVAAAAMALAGGSGFTPYAVGATLAGGALSIGASGTFNHVLERDVDKRMQRTSDRPLATDLVPVPNALAFGGLLTAVSLGLFWSVNPLTAALGLVAIVFYSVVYTLVLKPNTVQNTVIGGAAGALPALIGWAAVTGTVGGGGLLLALVIFLWTPAHFYNLALAYKDDYERGGFPMMPVVRGETATRRHIVWYLGATLVAAVALAAAADPLGVLYAVVGVALGAVFLWTVVRLHYEQTEAAAFRAFHASNAYLGLLLFAVVFDALLV is encoded by the coding sequence GTGACGATACCCGACCGATTCCCCGCGGTCCTCGCCGCGACGGCGATGGGCGTGTACCTCCTGCTCGTCGTCGGTGCGACCACGTCGCTCACCGAGGCCGCGGCGGCCTGCGGGGGGTGGCCCGCCTGCGGCGACGGGACGGGACTCCCCGTGTCGCCGAGCGGATGGATCGCGCTCGGGCACCGCTTTATCGCGGCCGTCGTCGGCGTCCTCGTCGCGACCTCGGCCGGTCTGGCGTGGCGTACCGACGTGAGCCGCCGCATCCGTGCCGCCCTCGCCGGTGCACTGCTTTTGTACCCCGTGCAGGCAGCCGTCGGCGCGCTCGTCGCCACCGGCGCGCTTCCGGCCGCCCTCGGCCCGCTCCACCTGCTCTTTGGCGTGGTCATATTCGGCGCGGTTCTCGCCGGGCTCGCGTGGTGGCTAGAGGCGGAAACGGGTGACGACGACGCCCCCGTCGACTTCGATCTGGGAGCGGACGATCTCCCGCCGGTGGAGGACGCGCCGGAGCCGGAGATACCGACGGCCACGCTGCCCCGGCTGCGAGCGACCGCGGCCGCCTACTTCCGGCTCATGAAACCCCGGCTGATGTGGCTCCTCTGTCTGGTCGCGGCCGCCGCGATGGCGCTCGCGGGCGGGTCGGGGTTCACTCCGTACGCCGTCGGCGCGACGCTCGCGGGCGGCGCGCTCTCGATCGGCGCGTCGGGGACGTTCAACCACGTCCTCGAACGCGACGTGGACAAGCGGATGCAGCGGACGAGCGACCGCCCGCTCGCGACCGACCTCGTTCCCGTGCCGAACGCGCTCGCGTTCGGCGGACTGCTCACGGCCGTCTCGCTCGGGCTGTTCTGGAGCGTGAACCCGCTCACCGCCGCGCTCGGGCTGGTCGCCATCGTGTTCTACAGCGTCGTCTACACGCTCGTTCTCAAGCCCAACACCGTCCAAAACACCGTCATCGGCGGGGCCGCCGGAGCGCTGCCGGCGCTCATCGGCTGGGCGGCGGTGACCGGGACGGTCGGCGGCGGCGGGCTGCTGCTCGCGCTCGTCATCTTCCTGTGGACGCCTGCCCACTTCTATAACCTCGCGTTGGCGTACAAAGACGACTACGAGCGCGGCGGGTTCCCGATGATGCCGGTCGTTCGAGGCGAGACGGCGACACGTCGACACATCGTCTGGTACCTCGGCGCGACGCTCGTCGCCGCGGTCGCACTCGCGGCGGCCGCCGATCCGCTCGGCGTGTTGTACGCCGTCGTGGGCGTCGCGCTCGGTGCGGTGTTCCTCTGGACCGTCGTTCGGCTACACTACGAACAAACGGAGGCCGCGGCGTTCCGCGCGTTCCACGCCTCGAACGCCTACCTCGGACTGCTGTTGTTCGCCGTCGTGTTCGACGCGCTGTTGGTCTGA
- a CDS encoding SelT/SelW/SelH family protein: MTRVEIEYCVPCGMLNRARDVAEAVLRQFGESLDEVALVTGDDGVFVVRVDGEIVFDVSEDAYDVDEIVRAVRPHVGTRA; the protein is encoded by the coding sequence ATGACCCGTGTCGAGATCGAATACTGCGTTCCCTGCGGCATGTTGAACCGCGCCCGAGACGTCGCCGAGGCGGTCCTCCGACAGTTCGGCGAGTCGCTCGACGAGGTCGCGCTGGTGACCGGCGACGACGGGGTGTTCGTCGTCCGCGTCGACGGCGAGATCGTCTTCGACGTGTCCGAGGACGCCTACGACGTCGACGAGATCGTGCGAGCGGTGCGACCGCACGTCGGCACGCGCGCCTGA
- a CDS encoding 5'-deoxyadenosine deaminase: MLLAGTVVVDPETVVPDGAVVVDGRTIAAVGDASTLRDRYPDHDRRECDIVAPGLIGGHVHSVQSLGRGIADDDALLDWLFDAVLPMEAAMDAEATRAAAELGYLECLESGTTTVVDHLSVHHAAEAFEAAIETGIRARLGKVLMDRDSPDGLLEDTETALAESDALIREYHGAADGRIRYAVTPRFAITCSEACLRGCRDLADRHEGVTIHTHASENEDEIEAVEADTGKRNLLWLDEVGLTGPDVTLAHCVHTDEREREVLAETDTVVTHCPSSNMKLASGIAPVQDYLDRGITVALGNDGPPCNNTLDPFTEMRQASLLGKVDARDPTRLPAATALEMATTNGARAAGFDRLGTLRVGMRADVIGLTTDRTRATPIHDPLSHLVYAAHGDDVTFAMVDGEVRYADGEHVGIDAEAVRERATRHAKRVVETAGIDTASR, from the coding sequence ATGTTGCTCGCCGGGACCGTCGTCGTCGACCCGGAGACCGTCGTGCCCGACGGCGCAGTCGTCGTCGACGGGCGGACGATCGCCGCGGTCGGCGACGCGTCGACGCTCCGTGACCGATACCCCGACCACGACCGCCGCGAGTGCGACATCGTCGCGCCCGGGCTGATCGGCGGCCACGTGCACTCGGTGCAGTCGCTCGGGCGGGGGATCGCCGACGACGACGCGCTCTTGGACTGGCTGTTCGACGCCGTCCTCCCGATGGAGGCCGCGATGGACGCCGAGGCGACGCGCGCGGCCGCCGAACTCGGCTACCTCGAGTGTCTGGAGTCGGGAACGACGACGGTGGTCGACCACCTCTCCGTCCACCACGCCGCGGAAGCCTTCGAGGCCGCGATCGAGACGGGGATCCGCGCGCGGCTCGGAAAGGTGCTCATGGACAGGGACTCGCCGGACGGTCTCCTCGAAGACACGGAGACGGCGCTCGCTGAGAGCGACGCGCTCATTCGCGAGTACCACGGCGCGGCCGACGGTCGGATCCGGTACGCTGTCACGCCGCGGTTCGCCATCACCTGTTCTGAGGCCTGTCTCCGCGGCTGTCGCGACCTCGCGGACCGCCATGAAGGGGTGACGATCCACACCCACGCGAGCGAGAACGAAGACGAGATCGAGGCGGTCGAGGCAGACACGGGGAAACGGAACCTCCTCTGGCTCGACGAGGTGGGACTGACGGGGCCGGACGTGACGCTCGCCCACTGCGTTCACACGGACGAGCGGGAGCGCGAGGTGCTCGCCGAGACCGACACGGTCGTCACGCACTGCCCATCGTCGAACATGAAACTCGCCTCGGGGATCGCCCCGGTGCAGGACTACCTCGACCGCGGGATCACGGTCGCGCTCGGGAACGACGGCCCGCCCTGCAACAACACGCTCGACCCGTTTACCGAGATGCGGCAGGCGAGCCTCCTCGGGAAGGTGGACGCTCGCGACCCGACCCGACTTCCGGCCGCGACGGCACTGGAGATGGCGACGACGAACGGCGCCCGCGCCGCCGGCTTCGATCGGCTCGGGACGCTGCGGGTAGGTATGCGCGCGGACGTGATCGGGCTCACCACGGACCGCACGCGCGCCACGCCGATCCACGACCCGCTCTCGCACCTCGTGTACGCCGCGCACGGCGACGACGTGACGTTCGCGATGGTCGACGGCGAGGTGCGGTACGCCGACGGCGAACACGTCGGAATCGACGCCGAGGCGGTCCGCGAGCGCGCGACCCGCCACGCGAAGCGAGTGGTCGAGACGGCCGGTATCGACACGGCCTCGCGGTGA
- a CDS encoding DUF4382 domain-containing protein yields MTDRPQTNGDDSHDAFTDGLARRTFVALGAGASVTALAGCSGEDAPASTDGSGGSDGSDGGDGSNTLTGSFRLLVSDAPADIGDFDRLDVTLEAARLFEAESGDDGDEDEEDAENEDGDEQTADDEQGGNESDTQNDTDAGADGGDVEGENGEDNDANEGGNADGEGGDRGFTVIDLDGATVDLTRVIGDDATAVFDGEIPAGSYEKIAVDVSETEGVVDGETVDVKLPSEKLQITNSFEVTPEEPVSFVFDINVVKRGRTNGYILTPVISGSGVAGRDVKVNEVDDDDDDSEGDADGNETESTDGGDGNETESADGDNAENGTASGIDS; encoded by the coding sequence ATGACAGACCGACCGCAGACGAATGGCGACGACTCGCACGACGCGTTCACCGACGGCCTCGCCCGACGGACGTTCGTTGCGCTCGGGGCGGGCGCGAGCGTGACGGCGCTTGCAGGATGTAGCGGAGAGGACGCTCCCGCGTCCACCGACGGCTCGGGCGGCTCGGACGGTTCCGACGGCGGCGACGGCTCGAACACCCTCACCGGCAGCTTCCGGCTACTCGTCAGCGACGCGCCGGCGGACATTGGCGATTTCGACCGGCTCGACGTCACGCTCGAGGCGGCTCGGCTCTTCGAGGCCGAGAGCGGCGATGACGGAGACGAAGACGAGGAAGACGCTGAAAACGAGGACGGTGACGAGCAGACTGCTGATGACGAGCAGGGTGGCAACGAGAGCGACACCCAGAACGACACCGACGCCGGCGCAGACGGCGGGGACGTCGAAGGCGAGAACGGAGAGGATAACGACGCAAACGAGGGCGGGAACGCGGACGGCGAGGGCGGCGACCGGGGCTTCACGGTCATCGATCTCGACGGGGCGACGGTCGATCTCACCCGAGTGATCGGCGACGACGCGACCGCCGTGTTCGACGGTGAGATCCCGGCGGGAAGCTACGAGAAGATAGCGGTCGACGTCTCCGAGACTGAGGGGGTTGTCGACGGCGAGACCGTCGACGTGAAGCTCCCGAGCGAGAAGCTCCAGATCACGAACAGCTTCGAGGTCACGCCAGAGGAACCCGTCAGCTTCGTTTTCGACATCAACGTCGTCAAGCGAGGCCGGACCAACGGGTACATCCTCACGCCCGTGATCTCGGGGAGCGGCGTCGCGGGGCGCGACGTGAAGGTCAACGAGGTTGACGATGATGACGACGACAGCGAGGGCGACGCCGACGGTAACGAAACCGAGTCCACTGACGGTGGCGACGGTAACGAAACCGAGTCCGCCGACGGCGACAACGCGGAGAACGGGACCGCCTCCGGGATCGACAGCTAA
- a CDS encoding uroporphyrinogen-III synthase, with translation MSDADLDDTPGAEDGDDAPGAGSARRPSVAVFRPADERIDAAAAHLESLGADPVPDPMLAVEPTGAVPSDAPFVVLTSKTGVELAAAAGWDPGDAVLATIGPATAAAARAAGWTVDVVPDEYTSAGLVAALADRVAGDRVEVARSDHGSDVLLDGLRAAGAEPTETVLYRLTRPPEAGESAELAAAGELDAAAFTSSLTVEHFLAAAAERGVRDAAIEGLDSAVVGAIGAPTAETAADRGLDVDVVPDDAEFEALAAAVVDAATE, from the coding sequence ATGAGCGACGCAGACCTCGACGACACGCCCGGAGCCGAGGACGGCGACGACGCACCCGGAGCCGGCAGCGCTCGCCGTCCGAGCGTCGCCGTGTTCCGGCCGGCCGACGAGCGTATCGACGCCGCCGCCGCGCATCTGGAGTCGCTCGGCGCGGACCCGGTCCCGGACCCGATGCTCGCCGTCGAGCCGACCGGTGCGGTCCCCAGCGACGCCCCGTTCGTCGTCCTCACGAGCAAGACTGGCGTTGAACTCGCGGCCGCGGCGGGGTGGGACCCCGGCGACGCGGTGCTTGCCACTATCGGCCCCGCGACCGCCGCCGCGGCTCGTGCGGCGGGCTGGACCGTCGACGTCGTCCCCGACGAGTATACGTCGGCGGGGCTCGTTGCGGCGCTCGCCGACCGCGTCGCGGGCGATCGCGTCGAGGTGGCTCGTTCCGACCACGGCAGCGACGTACTCTTGGACGGACTCCGCGCGGCGGGCGCGGAGCCGACCGAGACGGTGTTGTACCGCCTGACGCGTCCGCCGGAAGCCGGCGAGTCGGCCGAGCTGGCCGCAGCCGGCGAACTCGACGCCGCGGCGTTCACCTCGTCGCTTACGGTCGAGCACTTCCTCGCGGCCGCCGCGGAGCGGGGCGTTCGCGACGCGGCTATCGAGGGACTCGATTCGGCGGTAGTCGGTGCCATCGGCGCGCCGACCGCGGAGACGGCGGCCGACCGCGGACTCGACGTCGACGTCGTCCCCGACGACGCCGAGTTCGAGGCGCTCGCAGCGGCTGTCGTCGACGCGGCGACCGAGTGA
- the cobA gene encoding uroporphyrinogen-III C-methyltransferase, with translation MSDESRPGDELSPGDELSPDDESAVGTVYLVGSGPGDPDLLTVKAARLIESADVVLHDKLPGPEILGEIPEAKREDVGKRAGGEWTPQEYTNRRLVELAREGKSVVRLKGGDPFVFGRGGEEAEHLAAAGVPFEVVPGVTSAIAGPAVAGIPVTHRDHASSVSFVTGHEDPTKDESAVDWDALAATGGTIVVLMGVGKLPGYTAALREAGLDGDTPVALVERATWPEMRVATGTLGSIVEVRDETGIEPPAITVIGDVAATRDRVVAFLQNEHDDADGGDAV, from the coding sequence ATGAGTGATGAGTCGCGTCCGGGTGACGAACTGAGCCCGGGTGACGAACTGAGTCCGGATGACGAGTCGGCGGTCGGAACCGTCTACCTCGTCGGATCCGGTCCCGGCGACCCCGACCTGCTGACGGTGAAGGCGGCGCGGCTGATCGAGTCTGCCGACGTAGTGCTTCACGACAAGCTTCCCGGCCCGGAGATCCTCGGCGAGATCCCCGAGGCGAAACGGGAAGACGTGGGCAAACGCGCCGGCGGCGAGTGGACCCCGCAGGAGTACACCAACCGCCGGCTGGTCGAACTGGCCCGCGAGGGGAAGTCGGTAGTCCGCCTCAAGGGCGGCGACCCGTTCGTCTTCGGCCGCGGCGGCGAGGAGGCGGAACACCTCGCGGCCGCCGGTGTTCCCTTCGAGGTCGTCCCGGGCGTGACCTCCGCCATCGCCGGCCCCGCGGTCGCCGGGATACCGGTCACACACCGGGATCACGCCTCCTCCGTCTCCTTTGTCACCGGCCACGAGGACCCGACCAAAGACGAGTCCGCGGTCGACTGGGACGCGCTCGCGGCGACCGGCGGCACCATCGTCGTGCTGATGGGCGTCGGGAAGCTCCCGGGGTACACCGCGGCGCTGCGCGAGGCCGGACTCGACGGCGACACCCCCGTCGCGCTGGTCGAGCGGGCCACATGGCCCGAGATGCGTGTGGCGACGGGCACGCTCGGTTCGATCGTCGAGGTCCGCGACGAGACCGGGATCGAGCCGCCCGCGATCACCGTGATCGGCGACGTCGCGGCGACTCGCGACCGGGTGGTCGCGTTTCTGCAGAACGAACACGACGACGCCGACGGAGGTGACGCCGTATGA